A window from Myripristis murdjan chromosome 11, fMyrMur1.1, whole genome shotgun sequence encodes these proteins:
- the s100a11 gene encoding protein S100-A11, whose amino-acid sequence MEAAITTLITQFKTCAGKDGSSSTLSKDEFHNLVTSQLPNFVKNASDSAAIDQLMVSLDENNDGELTFLEFWQLIGKLASKQGGFSQ is encoded by the exons ATGGAAGCTGCCATCACCACCCTCATCACTCAGTTCAAGACCTGCGCGGGGAAGGACGGATCCTCCAGCACCCTGAGCAAAGATGAATTCCACAACCTGGTGACCTCTCAGCTTCCCAACTTTGTCAAG AACGCCAGCGACTCGGCAGCCATCGACCAGCTCATGGTCTCCCTGGATGAAAACAACGACGGCGAGCTGACTTTCCTTGAGTTCTGgcagctgattggaaaactggcAAGCAAGCAGGGAGGCTTCAGTCAGTAG
- the s100u gene encoding S100 calcium binding protein U yields the protein MEAAIQTVVKVFLKSAKGKESLGGKDFQRLVESQLSNILTDTDSKKAVNEMREGLDANQDGKVGFEEYMKLVGYLATSLSQQRMLNNEETQKPVAEPGAESAPAPENAEAKPEAKAEAKAEEVTQPEAAEEKPAAAPVVAAEATPAPAEPAAPAEPAAAAVAAAEEVKEVVKEEAKEEVKVEEAEKAEDANEKPAAAAEEEEEKKPEEATS from the exons ATGGAGGCGGCCATTCAGACAGTGGTGAAGGTCTTCCTGAAGTCGGCCAAGGGGAAGGAAAGTCTAGGAGGAAAAGACTTCCAGAGGCTTGTGGAGAGCCAGCTCAGCAACATCCTGACG GATACAGACAGCAAGAAGGCAGTCAACGAGATGCGCGAGGGCCTGGACGCCAACCAGGACGGCAAGGTTGGCTTCGAGGAGTACATGAAGCTGGTCGGTTATCTTGCAACCTCGCTCAGCCAGCAGCGCATGCTCAACAACGAGGAGACCCAAAAGCCTGTGGCCGAACCAGGGGCAGAGAGCGCCCCGGCCCCGGAGAACGCGGAGGCAAAACCGGAGGCAAAAGCAGAAGCCAAGGCAGAGGAGGTGACGCAGCCCGAGGCAGCCGAGGAGAAGCCAGCAGCAGCGCCAGTGGTGGCAGCAGAGGCGACACCAGCACCAGCAGAACCAGCGGCGCCCGCAGAACCAGCAGCTGCGGCGGTGGCAGCGGCAGAGGAAGTGAAAGAAGTGGTTAAAGAAGAGGCGAAAGAGGAGGTGAAAGTGGAGGAAGCAGAAAAAGCGGAGGATGCGAATGAGAAGCCGGCTGCAGccgctgaggaagaggaggagaagaagccgGAGGAGGCGACCTCATAG
- the s100s gene encoding S100 calcium binding protein S — MPDTIMSKEPSSNLESAMQMLIKTFHKYSGKEGDKYTLSRSELKELLLEELGSYLGSSKDNEAVEKVMNDLDANNDGEVDFTEFIILMGALTVACNDFFLEYKTDDKPKGDSKGDSAEKKE, encoded by the exons ATGCCGGACACAAT CATGTCCAAGGAGCCCAGTTCCAACCTGGAGAGTGCCATGCAGATGCTGATAAAGACCTTCCACAAGTATTCAGGGAAGGAAGGAGACAAGTACACGCTGAGCAGGAGTGAACTGAAGGAGCTGTTACTAGAGGAGCTGGGAAGTTACTTGGGG AGCTCCAAAGATAATGAAGCGGTTGAGAAGGTGATGAACGACTTGGACGCCAACAACGACGGGGAGGTGGATTTCACCGAGTTCATCATTCTGATGGGCGCCCTAACGGTCGCCTGCAATGACTTCTTCCTGGAGTACAAAACAGATGACAAACCAAAGGGCGATAGCAAAGGCGATTCAGCGGAGAAGAAAGAATGA